The genomic region AATTTGGTGATGAGAATAATACGTGGTGTTCTGGTTTTGTGGGTTattattttcttctctttctaTCGTTTTCTGTTCTGTTCCTTGAGTGGCCAGCCAGTCGATGGATGGGAATCCTCTAGTTTAGAGAGTTTAGAGGATGAACTAGGGTGTGAAGGAGCTTTTGCTTGCTATTGTGAACAACTGGGATATGATAGCTTTTGAAATTGGAAATTAGATTCAACTGTGGTGCTCTTCTATTTCTGCATTTCAGTTATTACCATGTTAATATGAATTACTCCCCGTCCCAAAATAAGTGCACATCTAATCAGTCTTGAAGTAGTCTGGCCATATATATTTATGATACCAAACAAATTAATCACATCATACATTTTCATCATAGCATAAACATATTTAGAGATACAAATCTTAATAAGATTTATTGCATTTTCATCATAGTATAAACATATTTAGAGATacaaatctctactaactattaagttaGTATTGTAGACCGCCCCCGCCACCGCCTCTGCCCGCCCGCAAACCCCGCCGCGCTTCCAAACTCCCCACGCGCAAGAGTCGCCCTGCTCACCCCGCGCCGCGATGCTCGCCGCTTTGCTCCTCCCGCGTCGCGTCCACATATGCGATGACCGGGATCCATGACCGCCGCCCCCACCTCGGCCTCTTCCTGTCCGTGTAGCCGGCCACTGCTTCTCCGCCACAGCTCGTCGCATCCTCAACCACCGTTGTGTCTGACTCAAGCTAGGACGTCTCACGGGAGCGGCGACGGAAGCCCAGTCCAAATCCAACCGAGTCATCTCGGCGACTCCACCAGTTCTCCATCGCCCCTTTTTAGGCGTTCAAGTTCCTCCGAGAGGACGGCAAGCAGAGGAGAGGTAACCCTAATCCCAAATTCCTTCGAGTTTTCCTTTCACTTCCCAACACCCGGCCCACACTCTCCTTCAATCCCTCCGACGACGCCGACAACGCATCCCTGTGGCCATCCTTGATTCTCCTCGCCGAGGAGGCGTTAGCCAAGTCGTCGCGGTCGCGGCCCGCAGGCCACTCGAGAGTGTTCCTGGTGAGTAGCACCACCACGGTGGGGAGCGGGGGTGGGGGAGGCAGCACTGGCGATGGCAGGGTGCAGCTCGCCGACAACCTCGATCTCGACGTCTATGTGCAGTCCAAGTGCTAGACTATGAACGAGAAGGTGAGCCTGCCTGCCTGCTATCTCTGTTCCAGTCGTGTCGCG from Zea mays cultivar B73 chromosome 6, Zm-B73-REFERENCE-NAM-5.0, whole genome shotgun sequence harbors:
- the LOC100274605 gene encoding uncharacterized LOC100274605, whose amino-acid sequence is MRIIRGVLVLWVIIFFSFYRFLFCSLSGQPVDGWESSSLESLEDELGCEGAFACYCEQLGYDSF